One Aphelocoma coerulescens isolate FSJ_1873_10779 chromosome 6, UR_Acoe_1.0, whole genome shotgun sequence DNA window includes the following coding sequences:
- the ZNF503 gene encoding zinc finger protein 503 has translation MITSPSLSAIRSSKRSSSLSEPGGSPRRSRSAADLAGPNGHAGNNGSSAAAKPCFHAVPPSDPLRQANRLPIKVLKMLTARTGHILHPEYLQPLPSTPVSPIELDAKKSPLALLAQTCSQIGKPDPSPSSKLSSVTSNGSGGDKDSKSGPLKLSDIGVEDKSSFKPYSKPGAEKKEPGAAGCAGAPAAGVAAGEKSGFRVPSATCQPFTPRTGSPNSSASACSPGLLPAEGKGGEDKKDSEGCGKSGSAGSEGGPGTTSISHSRISVSCAGINVEVNQHQESTPGSKPIASDSASSCSSTTATSSTSVLGSGLVAPVSPYKPGQTVFPLPPAGMSYPGTLAGAYAGYPPQFLPHGVALDPTKSSSLVGAQLAAASSLGCSKPTGSSPLAGASPPSVMTASLCRDPYCLSYHCASHLAGAAGASCAHDQALKSGYPLVYPTHPLHSVHSSLTGATPPSLAGHPLYPYGFMLPNDPQPHICNWVSANGPCDKRFATSEELLSHLRTHTAFPGTDKLLSSYPSSSSLASAAAAAMACHMHIPTTGAPGSPGTLALRSPHHALGLGSRYHPYSKSPLPTPGAPVPVPAATGPYYSPYALYGQRLTTASALGYQ, from the exons ATGATCACATCGCCCTCGCTTTCTGCTATAAGAAGTAGTAAGcgcagcagcagcctcagcgAGCCCGGAGGCAGCCCCCGCCGCAGCCGCAGCGCCGCCGACCTCGCCGGGCCGAACGGGCACGCTGGGAATaacggcagcagcgccgccgccAAGCCCTGCTTCCACGCCGTCCCCCCCTCGGACCCGCTACGCCAAGCCAACCGCCTTCCCATCAAAGTCTTGAAAATGCTCACGGCGCGGACTGGACACATTTTACACCCTGAATACCTGCAGCCTTTACCCTCCACGCCCGTCAGCCCCATTGAG ctggaTGCAAAGAAGAGCCCCTTGGCCCTTTTGGCACAAACTTGCTCGCAGATAGGGAAGCCGGACCCGTCCCCTTCCTCCAAACTCTCCTCGGTCACCTCCAATGGCTCCGGAGGCGACAAGGACTCCAAGTCGGGCCCCTTGAAGCTCAGCGACATCGGCGTGGAGGACAAGTCGAGCTTCAAGCCGTACTCCAAGCCGGGCGCCGAGAAGAAggagccgggggcggcgggcTGCGCGGGCGCCCCCGCCGCGGGGGTCGCGGCCGGGGAGAAGTCGGGATTCCGGGTGCCGAGCGCCACCTGCCAGCCGTTCACCCCAAGGACAGGCAGCCCCAACTCCAGCGCCTCCGCCTGCTCGCCCGGGCTGCTGCCGGCCGAGGGAAAAGGCGGGGAGGACAAGAAGGACTCGGAGGGCTGCGGAAAGAGCGGCAGCGCCGGCTCGGAGGGAGGCCCGGGCACCACCAGCATCAGCCACAGCCGGATTAGCGTGAGCTGTGCCGGGATTAACGTGGAGGTCAACCAGCACCAGGAGAGCACGCCGGGCTCCAAGCCCATCGCATCGGACTccgcctcctcctgcagcagtaCCACCgccacctcctccacctccGTTCTGGGCTCCGGCCTCGTGGCCCCCGTCTCCCCCTACAAGCCGGGCCAGACCGTTTTCCCCCTGCCCCCGGCGGGCATGAGCTACCCGGGGACGCTGGCTGGAGCCTACGCCGGCTACCCGCCACAGTTCTTGCCGCACGGAGTGGCTCTGGACCCCACCAAATCCTCCAGCCTGGTGGGGGCCCAGCTGGCCGCCgccagcagcctgggctgcagcaagCCGACGGGGTCGAGCCCGCTGGCGGGCGCGTCGCCGCCGTCGGTGATGACGGCGAGCCTGTGCCGAGACCCCTACTGCCTGAGCTACCACTGCGCTAGCCACCTGGCAGGCGCCGCCGGAGCCTCCTGTGCCCACGACCAAGCCCTCAAGTCCGGATACCCCCTCGTCTACCCCACCCACCCTTTGCACAGCGTCCACTCCTCGCTGACCGGGGCCACGCCGCCCTCGCTAGCCGGCCACCCTTTGTACCCCTACGGCTTCATGCTCCCCAATGACCCCCAGCCACACATCTGCAACTGGGTGTCGGCCAACGGACCCTGCGACAAGCGCTTTGCCACCTCGGAGGAGCTGCTTAGCCATTTGCGGACCCATACTGCCTTCCCGGGCACCGATAAACTCCTCTCCAGCTACCCCAGCTCCTCCTCGCTGGCCAGCGCAGCGGCTGCAGCCATGGCGTGCCACATGCACATCCCCACGACGGGCGCCCCGGGCAGCCCGGGCACGCTGGCCTTGCGCAGCCCGCACCACGCGCTGGGACTCGGCAGCCGCTACCACCCCTACTCCAagagccccctgcccacccccgGGGCCCCCGTGCCCGTGCCCGCTGCCACCGGACCCTACTACTCCCCTTACGCACTCTATGGGCAGAGACTCACCACAGCCTCGGCCCTGGGGTACCAGTGA